A window of Thermoproteus sp. genomic DNA:
CTCCACTGCGGCCTTCTCCACGTCCCCGCCGGCCCTCTTCACGGCCTCTGAGAGCTGGGCCGCAAGCGACGGCGGCGCTCTGCCTTGAGCCGCAAGCGCCACAGCACCGCACCTCTTATGGCCCACGACGTATATCCTTCGGACTCCCAGTTGCTCCACTGCGAATTTCAGAGAGTCATAGACGACGTCAGTCACCACGTTGCCCGCAACCCTCACAACGAACATATCGCCGATATTAGACAGAGTGAGTAGTTCCGGCGAGACGCGCGAATCGGCACAAGTCAAAACGGCGCACTTGGGCGACTGCGCCGCGGCAGTCCTCCTAATCGCCTCAAGTACCTCACGCCCAGAAAGGCCGCCAGAGCCGGAGACAACCCGGCTAAACCCCTCCAGGCACACGAAGTACAAACTACCTCGTATTTAATTCTTGCCGCCTCGGGCCCGCGTTCCCTCCCCTTCCCGGGGGGACATCCGCGCCCATCATCACTAAACGTGAGGTACTAATCTTAAAAGGATTTCTCCGTATATGATCGTCTTTGTAGACGAGAGCGGCGCCAAGAGCGTCTGCAACTGCGTGGCCTTGGGCGCAGTGTACTTCCCGCCGCGGAGGGGACCAGCTGGCTGGAGATGGGGGCCCACCTGTTGGAGGTCTTGAAGAGGCTCGTCAAGGTGTCTGGCGAGGTCAAGTGGAGAGACGTAAAGAGGAGGAACCCAGACGCGGCGAGGCTTGTGTTCGAGGTCGTCGAGGCCAGATGGGCCGTGTTTCACTACCGCTCGCCCGACGACGTGGTGAGGGCTGTCTCGGAGCTCGCGAAGGG
This region includes:
- a CDS encoding carbonic anhydrase codes for the protein MCLEGFSRVVSGSGGLSGREVLEAIRRTAAAQSPKCAVLTCADSRVSPELLTLSNIGDMFVVRVAGNVVTDVVYDSLKFAVEQLGVRRIYVVGHKRCGAVALAAQGRAPPSLAAQLSEAVKRAGGDVEKAAVENIKLSCEKLKDLGAEVEGYYYDMDGPTLYRVY